A single region of the Lactobacillus isalae genome encodes:
- the murI gene encoding glutamate racemase, producing the protein MDNRPIGVLDSGLGGLTVLKKVIEKMPNESTIFIGDQANMPYGDRSKEEIISLTRDSVNFLLSKDVKIIIFGCNTATAVAMSTIQKEVPLQIIGVVQSGALAAARTTESKNVAVIGTNATIDSHSYLKEIQYRDPEIKVSEFAQPRLAPLAEADPAEDIKRAVVNESLTPLKDADYDTLVLGCTHYPLLREEIVAVVGQDKKIVDPADQVAQYTYNVLQRDNLFSADSDTKHEYYTTGEAKKFTEITRQWMNDDTIIGHHVNAED; encoded by the coding sequence ATGGATAATCGACCAATTGGAGTTTTAGATTCGGGTTTAGGTGGTTTAACGGTTTTAAAAAAAGTAATTGAAAAAATGCCTAATGAATCAACTATTTTTATTGGTGATCAGGCTAATATGCCTTATGGCGATCGCTCAAAAGAAGAAATTATTTCTTTGACTCGCGACAGTGTAAACTTCCTCTTAAGTAAAGATGTAAAAATCATTATTTTTGGCTGTAATACTGCCACTGCTGTAGCAATGTCTACTATTCAAAAAGAAGTTCCATTGCAAATCATTGGAGTGGTTCAATCTGGTGCATTAGCTGCAGCCAGAACTACAGAAAGTAAAAATGTGGCTGTAATTGGAACTAATGCAACGATTGATAGTCATTCCTATTTAAAAGAAATTCAATATCGTGATCCAGAAATTAAAGTAAGTGAATTTGCTCAACCCAGATTAGCGCCTTTAGCTGAAGCAGATCCAGCTGAAGATATTAAAAGGGCAGTTGTTAATGAAAGTTTAACACCATTAAAAGATGCAGATTACGACACTCTTGTTTTAGGATGTACACATTATCCTTTACTAAGAGAAGAAATTGTAGCAGTGGTTGGTCAAGATAAAAAAATTGTTGATCCAGCTGATCAAGTGGCACAATATACTTATAATGTTTTACAACGTGATAATTTATTTTCAGCAGATTCTGATACTAAACATGAATATTACACTACAGGCGAAGCAAAGAAGTTTACTGAAATTACGCGTCAATGGATGAATGATGATACAATTATCGGTCACCATGTAAATGCTGAGGATTAA
- a CDS encoding XTP/dITP diphosphatase — MDTLLFATNNKNKAKEVEEALRKNNFPIHVITNQDLTDPPHVLETGTTFLANAKLKAHKMAEFSNLPTLADDSGLSVDKLNGAPGVYSARYGGEAHNDALNNAKLLAELGGVPREKRQATFHTTMVVSWPGRFDDDLVTQGEIRGEILTYPKGQGNFGYDPLFFVPDKGKTFAEMTVDEKNAISHRGQALKKLLAELPSWWQKMESK, encoded by the coding sequence ATGGATACTTTATTATTTGCAACTAACAATAAGAATAAGGCTAAGGAAGTTGAAGAAGCTTTACGAAAGAATAACTTTCCGATTCATGTGATTACTAATCAAGATTTAACTGATCCGCCGCATGTTTTAGAAACTGGAACAACATTTTTGGCTAATGCTAAGCTAAAGGCCCATAAAATGGCAGAGTTCAGTAATTTACCAACTCTTGCTGATGATTCAGGTCTATCAGTTGATAAGTTAAATGGTGCTCCAGGCGTGTACTCGGCTCGCTATGGTGGTGAGGCACATAATGATGCTTTAAACAATGCAAAGTTATTAGCTGAATTAGGTGGCGTTCCACGAGAAAAAAGGCAGGCTACTTTCCACACTACAATGGTCGTTTCATGGCCAGGGAGATTTGATGATGATTTGGTAACTCAAGGAGAAATCCGTGGTGAAATTTTAACTTATCCTAAAGGACAAGGAAATTTTGGATATGATCCACTTTTCTTTGTTCCTGATAAGGGAAAAACATTTGCTGAAATGACAGTAGATGAAAAAAACGCTATTTCTCATCGGGGACAAGCATTAAAAAAATTACTTGCTGAATTACCTAGCTGGTGGCAAAAAATGGAAAGTAAATAA